AAAAGGGGACCAAATCATTGATGGAGTTCAAGTCAATTTTAATCCATATAACGGTATTCAAACTAAGGGGGAATTAGTTGATTCTAATGGTCGAGTAATCAGTGAAGATAACTACAATACTTATGAAACACCTAGTAAGTTCTATGATAAAAATTCTGGAGCTCTTGTAAAAGGTCAATACTTCAGCCATGATGGTAAATGGTACTATGCAGATGCGGAAGGAAATATCCTTAAAGGCTCACAAACCATTGATGGGGTACACGTTTACTTTGATGATGATGGTGTTCAAGCTAAGGATGCTGTTCTTAATGGTTACTACTACGATAAAGATAGTGGTGCAGGGAAAGAACTCCCTCATGATCAGTTTATAAAGATTGGTAATGATTTATACTACCTTAGCAGTAATGGACGAACTGGGAATATAAGTATTGATGGTAAGGATTACTATATTGAGCAAAACGGAAGGGTCCTTCGTGGTTCCTTTAACATATATCAAAATCCACCTTACTATGATGATGAAACTGGCGAAGCTGTAGAAAAAACTGGTTTTGTTAAATCTCGCGGTAGTTGGTTCTACCTAGAAAATGGTAAAAAAGTCGCAGGTTTCAAAAAAATTGATGGAAAACTTTACTATTTCTCTGCCAATCCAATGAACAAATACGAAACGCACGAACAAGTTCGTGGACAATTAGCTAGACCTTACTTTTATATTTCCTTCCCAAATAGAGCAGAAGACAATCCAACTTACTACTTCGACGCTGAAACTGGAGCTGCGGTAACTAACCAATTCGTCTACGCAGATGGACACTGGTACTACTTTGGTAAGGATGGTAAGGCTCTCCTCTTCGATCAAGTCGTTAATGGTCAACACCTCTACTTCGATTATGAAGGTAAACAAGTTAAGGGCGATTTCGTTACAGACTACAAGGGAACTCGTTATTATGATGAAAACTCTGGTGAGCTCGTAACCAACCAAACACGTACCATCAATGGTGTGACTTATCACTTTGATGAAAATGGACGTGCGAAGCAATTATAAGGATTTTAGTAAAATAGACTAAGTTTTTCTCACAGATATCTATACTAGAGGAAGTTGATTAATTTCAACTTCCTTTTTAAAATCCACGAAAATTAATTTTGTCCACTTTAAGAAAACTTTAGGCTTTGCTTTATATACTATAAGCATCCTAAAACTTTTCTTTTTCATAATCTCCTAAATCCAGGGCGCAGGTCCTGGATTTTTTTTGTTTTTTGATAATTGTTTGAATTACTAAGAACTGGAAAAATCTCACCTAATAGCCAGAAAAATAGATGTTATTCTCTTTTATCAATCTCTTCACATTAAAAGAAAGCCTTTTTATTTTTAATATTGAAAAGGCTTTCTTATTGCATTATAATATAAATTAAAAAGGGGAGGTATTTGTTATGGAAACAAATAATAAGGTCAAACATCAAATATCTAAAAAGTATCTTATTGCATTTTCATGTGCATCAGCTCTTGCAAGTTTTGCGCTTATTGCAGGAGCTGCTTTTGCGGATGAAGTAACTACTGGTGAAACACACAAGATTGACACAACAACAAGTGTTACAGCCAATGTTGAAACAACAGCAGACTTAGTTGAAACAAAGGGTATTGAAGCAATATCTTCTGCTGAAAGTTCAACAAGTGCTCCAGAGTTAGCAAGTTCGGAAAATACTAGAGGAACAACTTCTGCAACCACTAATAAAAGTCAAGCACCTACTGAAACAACAACCGTTGAAGCACACGCAGCTTCAACAAGAGACAGTGTAACTAGTGAAACAACTACAACAACTCCTGTTATTAATGAGAACGTAAACATTACAGGTGGTCAATATTACAGTGACCAAAACGGTAAATGGCATTACCGAGATGCCAATGGTAATGACCTGACTGGACCACAAACTATTGATGGGGTTCAAGTCTATTTCGATAAAGAAAATGGCGTGCAAGCTAAAGGCGTTTTTGCAAAGGATCCTAATAATGCTAAAAAACTAAATTTCTATGACAAAGATTCTGGTGCCCTTCTCAAAAGTCAATTTATCGTAGCCTACAGCAACGATACGAAACAATATGAACGTTACTATCTAGATGATAATGGGAACCCCGTGAAAGGTGAGTATCGAATTAATCGTAGATCAGTATACTTTGATGATAAATCCGGTACTCAAATCATTGACCGCTTTGCTCCTAATGGACACTTTTACGATCAGGATGGTGTTTTCGTTAATTTAGGAACCAATCGTTTTGTTGAAATCAAAGGAAAATGGTATTATCTCAATAATAGCGGACAAATCATAAAGGGTAGCCATATCATCAATGGGGCTCAGGTCTATTTCGATGAAAATGGTATTCAAATAAAAGGTGATTTCGATAAGGAAAACCGCTATTATGATGAACACACTGGTAAGCTAGTAACTAACCGATTCGTAACAGTTAAAGACAAAAACTACTTTATTGGCGCAAAAGGTACCCCCGTGAAAGGTGCTACTCTTATTGATGGTAAAGAGTACTATTTCGATAATAAGACCGGTGCTCAAGTGAAAGGTGACTTTGGAGGTAATGGTAAATACTATGATACCTCAACTGGTGCACTCGTGACCAACCGTTATGTCAATGTAGACAAATATTGGTACTATGTGGATGCTGAAGGAAAACCATTAAAAGGTTCACAAACCATAAATAATGTTCCTGTCTACTTTGATTCTTATTATGGCCGACAAATTAAAGGTGATTTTGGAGACGACGGTTACTACTATGATAAAGACTCTGGTGCGAGAATCACACTCGAAAAAAATCGTTACCATAATATTAATAACCATTGGTATTATGTCGGTTCAAATGGAAAAATCCTTAAAGGGGACCACGTCATCAATGGCGTTCAGGTGCATTTCGACAAGGTATTTGGAATACAAGCTAAAGATGACTTTGTAGATGAAGATGGCATTAATGTTCTCTATGATAACTTTGTTGTCTTCGGTACCCCAGTTAAGTATTACGACAAGGATACTGGTGAACTTGTTAAGGGTCGTTACTTTACAACTCGAGGTAAGTGGTTCTATGCAGATAAACAAGGTAATATTCTAAAAGGTGCTCATACCATTGATGGTGTCCCTGTCTACTTTGACGACCACCTCGGAACACAATTCAAAAACGTGGTTAAAAACGGCCACTACTATGATAAGGATACCGGTGAACAGAAGGAAGTCCCACGGAACCAATTTGTTCATGTTGATAATGGTCTCTTCTATTATGATAAAGATGGAAAACCACTTTCTGATTCTCAAACCATTAATGGTGTAACCTATTCGTTCTATGAAGATGGACAAGCCCGTCGAGGAACTTTTGGACCTTACGGTTCTGGACCTTTCTATGATAAAGTTACTGGAGCCGCAGTCAGAGAAAAAGGATTCCATCAAGTAGGCCCTCAATGGTACTATACTGATGAAAATGGTAACAAACTTTTAGGTCTTCAAGAAATAGATGGCAAACTCTATTACCTTGATAATACCTGGTCAGTTAGCTCAGTTACTGGTTTTCTCGCAAAAGATGAAGTGCTTAGTCCTGAGCAAAAAGAATCATCTAGATATCCTCATACATCTAGCAGTACTATCATCAAACCTAAACTCTATAGTTACTACTACTTCGATGCTGAGACTGGAGCTGCTGTAACCAATCAATTCGTTAATTGGAAAGGCAACTGGTACTACTTCGGTAACGATGGTAAGGCTCTCCTCTTCGATCAAGTCGTCAATGGTCAACACCTCTACTTTGATTATGAAGGTAAACAAGTGAAGGGTGATTTCGTTACAGACTACAAGGGAACTCGTTATTATGACGAAAACTCTGGTGAGCTTGTAACCAACCAAACACGTACCATCAATGGTGTGACTTATCACTTTGATGAAAATGGACGTGCGAAGCAATTGTAAAATAAGTGTGAAAATCGACTAAAATTATTCTTACTAGTCATACAGATAAAAAAACAAACAAAAAGCCAAAATCAGCATTCTGATTTTGGCTTTTTGTTAGGTAAAGAATTTATTGCTCCTTTTTCAGTCTTTTTAGGTGTTTATAGAGACCGAAGGCACGATCCAGTTGCATGGATTCGATAGGACGTTTGCCCTTAATATAGAGATTTCCATTGGTCGCATTCATCAACCCTGTCTTAGCAATGGCATAACCAGTAATCATACCGCTATAAAGGAAGCTTTCCAGTTCCTTGACATCTAAAACTCGACTTGAAGGTTCAAGGGGACCATATTCCGCTTCATAAATATCTACAAGTCTTTTAAACTTATAGGCCGTTTTTATGGGCATATCTCCGATAGTTCCTTTTGAATAATAATGATAAAGATTCTGTGGGCTTAAGTCTGCAGAGGCTGCCTCTTGACCGTTGGGCGAGTAAGGTTGTGATTTAATGAAAGTATTGAGCTTGCCAATATCGATGTGGTAGTCGCTAACATTTTCCTTAGGAACAGGGAAATCATCCCTATCAATAATCTCCCTTCGTCTGATGGTAGCCAACAATTCATAAGGCTCAACTCTAAGTCTTTTTGAAAATTTTTCCAAAGTATCAAGGGAAACTGTTCCGCTTTGATTGATCAGGTTATAGTTGGTTTGAGCCATACCAGATGAGACTACAAATGCTGTCATACGTTCTCTGACTTCTCCCTCATCCATATCTTCCGTGATTTCCAGCTTCTTGCGAATATTGTGCCACAAGTTTTGGGTGACTTGATCAGGATCTCTTGGAAACTCAAAAACTTCATACTGATTGTCTCGAGCCAAGAGCTTTCCAAGTGTAATGTTTTTCCCAGTCACCTTGGCCAGACCGTTAGTAATGGTTACAATCTTTGGGATATTTCCCTTAGGCTTGTTCATAAAAAGCATCCGAAGGCTTCCTGATGGAATCCCCGTGGCTTCTGAGAGCTCTCTGTAACTCTTTTTGTCTTTCCAAAATTCCCCCATACGAGCTTTTTCTGCATTTTCCCAGAAAAGCTCCTTAAGGGGTTTGGGGGCATTCGGCTCATCCGAAAATAGTCGTTTTGACATCATTGTCTCCCTCTAAAATTGCTGTTTTAAAATTAGTCCAAATCTATTATCTCATATTTTTAATAAAAATCAAATCTTTTCCTAATCAATAATCATTACAATCAGCTAGTCGTTTAGAGTTTTTCTTGGGTTAATTGAGCACAAAAATTCCCCTCGTACTTAAACGAAGGGAGTTGTTTGACTAATAATTCCAGTTTACCAAGAGATAAATTAAGCTCGAGCCAAACATATCTGCTAAGGCATGAACGAGGAAAAATGGAAGCAAGTTTTTAACCTTGTATTTATAAAGGAAATAATAGAGGAGACCAAAGGCCACACCGATAACCAGAGCCCATAGCATACCCTGATAGGTATGGAAGGACACACGAACAACGGTTGAAAAGAGCAAGACCAACCACTTATACTTATCCTTAACCGAGGTCAAGAGTCCTAGGAAGAAAAATTCTTCGTAGAAACCGTTGAGCAAACCATAAGCAATCGCCATAGGTGACAATGCCATAAACTTATCAATCACAGCCATAGGGCTAATAAAA
Above is a window of Streptococcus salivarius DNA encoding:
- a CDS encoding glucosyl transferase; protein product: METNNKVKHQISKKYLIAFSCASALASFALIAGAAFADEVTTGETHKIDTTTSVTANVETTADLVETKGIEAISSAESSTSAPELASSENTRGTTSATTNKSQAPTETTTVEAHAASTRDSVTSETTTTTPVINENVNITGGQYYSDQNGKWHYRDANGNDLTGPQTIDGVQVYFDKENGVQAKGVFAKDPNNAKKLNFYDKDSGALLKSQFIVAYSNDTKQYERYYLDDNGNPVKGEYRINRRSVYFDDKSGTQIIDRFAPNGHFYDQDGVFVNLGTNRFVEIKGKWYYLNNSGQIIKGSHIINGAQVYFDENGIQIKGDFDKENRYYDEHTGKLVTNRFVTVKDKNYFIGAKGTPVKGATLIDGKEYYFDNKTGAQVKGDFGGNGKYYDTSTGALVTNRYVNVDKYWYYVDAEGKPLKGSQTINNVPVYFDSYYGRQIKGDFGDDGYYYDKDSGARITLEKNRYHNINNHWYYVGSNGKILKGDHVINGVQVHFDKVFGIQAKDDFVDEDGINVLYDNFVVFGTPVKYYDKDTGELVKGRYFTTRGKWFYADKQGNILKGAHTIDGVPVYFDDHLGTQFKNVVKNGHYYDKDTGEQKEVPRNQFVHVDNGLFYYDKDGKPLSDSQTINGVTYSFYEDGQARRGTFGPYGSGPFYDKVTGAAVREKGFHQVGPQWYYTDENGNKLLGLQEIDGKLYYLDNTWSVSSVTGFLAKDEVLSPEQKESSRYPHTSSSTIIKPKLYSYYYFDAETGAAVTNQFVNWKGNWYYFGNDGKALLFDQVVNGQHLYFDYEGKQVKGDFVTDYKGTRYYDENSGELVTNQTRTINGVTYHFDENGRAKQL